A genomic segment from Ptychodera flava strain L36383 chromosome 23 unlocalized genomic scaffold, AS_Pfla_20210202 Scaffold_23__1_contigs__length_28996876_pilon, whole genome shotgun sequence encodes:
- the LOC139123904 gene encoding uncharacterized protein has product MRFFFVLTTLITVAYGRPDEPIQLKPWKCHHLVRKVYNNAIWNAVVTDGLDCFDALMELPDKMRDLTPIRTFQVYGVGGPYIGKSKTRRYVAVLADQVDTVDLGTKIKNESAIICDNCTFMLYDGDMLSVRCDVLSMEECPDRLSDGIYWNPPGNITASSDVELCSFKRVGDTSYIFCMYYEPDIDMPRTGKFGLEAVR; this is encoded by the exons ATGAGGTTTTTCTTTGTTCTCACTACTCTTATCACTGTCGCATATGGTCGCCCAGATGAACCAATACAATTGAAACCATGGAAGTGTCACCACTTGGTCAGAAAAGTGTACAATAATGCAATATGGAATGCGGTCGTTACAGACGGGCTTGACTGCTTTGACGCGTTAATGGAATTGCCTGATAAGATGAGAGATTTAACTCCGATCCGAACTTTTCAAGTGTATGGGGTTGGTGGTCCGTATATTGGTAAATCGAAGACTCGTAGATATGTCGCAGTGTTAGCAGATCAAGTGGATACCGTAGACCTG GGCACCAAGATTAAAAACGAGTCTGCTATTATATGTGACAACTGCACATTCATGCTGTATGACGGCGATATGTTATCAGTTCGCTGTGACGTCTTAAGTATGGAA GAGTGTCCGGATAGACTGTCAGACGGAATTTATTGGAATCCACCGGGGAATATCACGGCTTCTTCAGACGTCGAGTTGTGTTCCTTCAAGAGAGTCGGTGACACATCTTATATCTTTTGCATGTATTATGAACCAGATATTGATATGCCTAGAACAGGGAAATTTGGTCTAGAAGCTGTGCGATGA
- the LOC139124163 gene encoding cytochrome P450 1A5-like: MVSIGSIWSFLSSPTNVLLVLVVLLVICALWSVHIPFNFPPGPRGLPFIGSILSLGEDPIGAFEGLSKTYGDIFSFKMGADRYVLLCNIELVREALVEKQDAFAGRAWSYFGDIVSDGGEGILFGNFTPKWQAMRKISCKAIRKNANAGKLETLIREHVFPRLKKTITEKNGEPFDPQPVLMLTVINIMASVCFGKNYELEDSGFKTCFNYIKELEALGNGLLADFIPIFRYITTKNVRELTELSDNWTKFVQSEIDDHKENVGEENASDFIYEILKTKKEAIAAGEDIADVLTDLNVNHSLADIFAGNILIMSCSSLELI, translated from the exons ATGGTTTCCATTGGATCTATCTGGAGCTTTCTCAGCAGCCCAACCAATGTTTTATTGGTTCTTGTGGTGCTGTTGGTGATATGTGCCCTATGGAGCGTGCATATACCATTTAACTTTCCTCCTGGACCAAGAGGATTGCCGTTCATTGGAAGCATACTTT CTCTTGGGGAGGATCCGATCGGGGCCTTCGAAGGCCTCAGCAAGACATATGGTGATATCTTTTCCTTCAAAATGGGAGCAGACAGATACGTTTTGTTGTGTAACATTGAACTTGTACGAGAGGCCTTAGTGGAGAAACAAGACGCATTTGCTGGCAGAGCTTGGAGCTACTTCG GTGACATAGTAAGTGACGGAGGGGAAGGTattttatttggaaattttaCACCAAAGTGGCAGGCGATGCGTAAAATCAGTTGCAAGGCGATCAG aaaaaacgcaAATGCAGGGAAATTGGAAACCCTTATAAGAGAGCACGTGTTTCCACGTCTAAAGAAAACAATTACGGAGAAAAATGGAGAGCCGTTCGATCCACAACCTGTGTTAATGTTGACGGTTATCAACATCATGGCATCTGTGTGTTTTGGCAAGAA CTATGAGCTTGAAGACTCAGGCTTTAAAACCTGCTTCAACTACATCAAAGAACTTGAAGCATTGGGTAATGGTCTATTGGCCGACTTCATACCAATATTTCGATACATAACGACCAAGAATGTTCGTGAGTTGACCGAGTTGAGTGATAACTGGACAAAATTCGTACAATCTGAAATCGACGACCATAAGGAAAACGTGGGAGAAG agAACGCCTCAGATTTCATTTACGAAATTCTGAAGACCAAAAAAGAAGCAATAGCAGCCGGTGAGGATATCGCTGATGTTTTAACAGATCTTAACGTCAACCACTCGCTTGCAGACATCTTCGCAGGTAACATTTTAATCATGTCCTGTTCAAGTTTAGAACTAATTTGA